Proteins found in one Triticum urartu cultivar G1812 chromosome 4, Tu2.1, whole genome shotgun sequence genomic segment:
- the LOC125551488 gene encoding uncharacterized protein LOC125551488: protein MSAASGYVAVPRCPVIFDGTNYTEFTGFMRIHMRGIRLWGVLSGEVCCPPRPVPPVAPTPPTPSVLPTDANQAAKDAAKVADEAADRAYDERVLAYEEALQTYHGALSVYTQWLDDDARAAAVLTASVLPQFASEFLGLSTVFEMWTRLRERYQPSGDALYLSVSRQEHALQQGDSTVDDFYAQSSAIWRQLDSLRSAGCRTCPCCQAVQANLEFHRVYEFLSRLRQEFEPRRAQLFARGRISLMEALSEIRAEETRLRGAGLLAVPSVLATRVPTPLAPPTPSRSSAPPLLPTTSGGSGRPRPHCAYCNSDGHLESQCYTKKKHMRKARSSSSGTSSSTSTASAIALTEQDILRLKRLLAASGSSSTGTAGSVTDASRTEQSPSTQSGPSHAHSGWGWPSPP, encoded by the coding sequence ATGTCTGCTGCATCGGGCTATGTTGCTGTCCCTCGCTGTCCGGTGATCTTTGATGGTACTAACTACACCGAGTTCACTGGCTTCATGCGCATTCACATGCGTGGCATCCGTCTTTGGGGTGTTCTTTCTGGCGAGGTCTGCTGTCCGCCACGTCCAGTTCCTCCGGTGGCCCCCACTCCGCCAACTCCATCGGTTCTTCCTACGGATGCTAATCAGGCCGCTAAGGATGCGGCTAAGGTTGCTGATGAGGCTGCTGATCGTGCTTATGATGAGAGGGTTTTGGCTTATGAGGAGGCTCTTCAGACGTATCATGGTGCTCTGTCTGTTTACACCCAGTGGCTTGATGATGATGCTCGTGCTGCAGCTGTTCTCACTGCTAGTGTTCTGCCTCAGTTTGCTTCTGAATTTCTGGGTCTTTCTACTGTCTTTGAGATGTGGACCCGTCTTCGTGAGCGCTATCAGCCCTCTGGTGATGCCTTATACCTCTCTGTGAGCCGTCAGGAGCATGCTCTTCAGCAGGGTGACTCTACTGTTGATGACTTCTATGCACAGAGTTCTGCTATCTGGCGCCAGCTTGATTCTCTCCGTAGTGCTGGGTGTCGTACCTGCCCCTGTTGCCAGGCTGTCCAGGCCAATTTAGAGTTTCATCGCGTCTATGAGTTCTTGTCTCGGCTCCGTCAGGAGTTTGAGCCCCGGCGTGCTCAGTTGTTTGCTCGTGGCCGTATTTCTCTCATGGAGGCGCTTTCTGAGATTCGTGCTGAGGAGACTCGCTTACGTGGTGCTGGTTTGCTGGCGGTTCCCTCTGTGCTCGCTACTCGTGTTCCTACGCCACTTGCTCCACCGACCCCTTCTCGCTCGAGTGCTCCGCCGCTCTTGCCCACTACTTCTGGAGGCTCAGGTCGCCCCCGTCCACATTGCGCCTATTGCAACAGTGATGGTCATCTTGAGTCTCAGTGCTACACGAAGAAGAAACACATGCGCAAGGCTCGATCATCATCTTCAGGGACTTCGTCATCTACCTCGACAGCTTCAGCCATTGCTTTGACTGAGCAGGATATTCTGAGACTTAAGCGTCTGCTCGCGGCTTCAGGTTCTTCCTCGACGGGTACTGCCGGTTCTGTGACTGATGCTTCCCGCACTGAGCAATCACCCTCTACACAGTCAG